A genome region from Nocardia sp. NBC_01730 includes the following:
- a CDS encoding LytR/AlgR family response regulator transcription factor, with amino-acid sequence MTRATGNSTGALRVLAVDDEKPALDELVYLLRARSEISAIHAAGDATSALRVLRVHPVDAVFLDINMPGLDGMELAGILSEFANPPAVVFVTAHDDRAIAAFDLGAADYLLKPLREARLAAAVRRIAIARSASHHPTGEAQSDPSEVIPVELGGVTTLVPRSTVSWVEADGDYARLHTSGGSHLVRIPLSALESRWQNAGFLRVHRSYLVALRLVTGMRTVGSGTVVCLRAEGDAAAVELPVSRRQVRELKQRLVHDPRQRWGNQ; translated from the coding sequence GTGACCCGCGCGACCGGCAACTCGACGGGCGCGCTGCGCGTGCTCGCCGTGGACGACGAGAAACCCGCTCTCGACGAGCTGGTGTATCTGCTGCGCGCGCGATCCGAGATCAGCGCGATCCACGCGGCGGGCGACGCGACGAGCGCGCTCCGGGTGCTACGGGTGCATCCGGTCGACGCCGTGTTCCTGGACATCAATATGCCCGGGCTCGACGGTATGGAGCTGGCCGGGATCCTGTCGGAGTTCGCGAATCCGCCCGCGGTGGTGTTCGTGACCGCGCACGACGATCGCGCGATCGCGGCGTTCGACCTCGGCGCCGCGGACTATCTGCTCAAGCCGCTGCGCGAGGCGCGGCTCGCCGCAGCGGTACGGCGGATCGCCATTGCGCGCAGCGCGTCACACCATCCCACCGGGGAAGCGCAGTCCGATCCGAGCGAGGTCATTCCCGTCGAACTGGGCGGGGTGACCACGCTGGTGCCGCGCTCGACCGTGAGCTGGGTAGAGGCGGACGGGGACTACGCCAGGCTGCACACCAGCGGCGGCTCCCATCTGGTGCGGATTCCGTTGTCGGCATTGGAATCCCGATGGCAGAACGCGGGGTTTCTCCGGGTGCACCGGTCGTATCTGGTCGCGCTGCGGCTGGTGACCGGGATGCGCACAGTCGGCAGCGGGACCGTCGTGTGCCTTCGTGCCGAGGGCGACGCGGCGGCGGTCGAATTGCCGGTCAGCCGCAGACAGGTGCGTGAATTGAAACAGCGGCTGGTGCACGACCCCCGGCAAAGGTGGGGCAACCAGTGA
- a CDS encoding sensor histidine kinase — protein sequence MTTALAVVVAAALIAGALLIWLRTRRVVTTPAERAVHSALHTASLAAVPLRRGLTGESAREAAPHLRALTGAEALAMADADGTLLAWEGPHAELAEYFTEAAERAVAGERPVLIAGPGRGEHAGRTLIAQPLLIESTGVAGVLGVVTSGQPGPGWLGAVAEVARYACGQLELAELDASRARLDRAEVRALRAQISPHFIYNALNTIASFVRTDPTRARELILEFADFTRYSFRAAGEFTVLADELRNIERYLALERARFGDALEVRLRIAPEVLGVVLPFLALQPLVENAVRHGLAGTVQGGGTVSIVAADAGTDCVISVEDDGVGMDPDLLRSGALDAATGTAQSGESAHVGLANVDDRLRAAFGNDYGLVVETAPGAGTKVSLRVPKFRAGIRA from the coding sequence ATGACCACCGCGCTCGCCGTCGTAGTCGCCGCGGCGCTGATCGCCGGTGCGCTGCTGATCTGGCTGCGCACCCGTCGGGTGGTGACGACGCCTGCCGAGCGGGCGGTACATTCGGCGCTGCACACCGCGTCACTCGCGGCGGTCCCGCTGCGGCGCGGGCTCACGGGGGAATCGGCGCGTGAGGCTGCGCCGCATCTACGGGCACTCACCGGCGCCGAGGCACTCGCCATGGCCGACGCCGACGGCACGCTGCTGGCCTGGGAAGGACCGCACGCCGAGCTGGCGGAGTACTTCACCGAAGCCGCCGAGCGGGCCGTCGCCGGTGAACGGCCGGTGCTGATAGCCGGGCCCGGGCGCGGCGAGCACGCCGGACGCACCCTGATCGCGCAGCCGCTGCTGATCGAGTCCACCGGGGTTGCCGGGGTGCTCGGCGTGGTGACCAGCGGACAACCCGGTCCCGGCTGGCTCGGCGCGGTCGCCGAGGTGGCGCGGTATGCCTGCGGCCAGCTCGAACTGGCCGAGCTGGACGCGTCGCGGGCCCGGCTCGACCGCGCCGAGGTGCGCGCGCTGCGCGCCCAGATCAGCCCGCATTTCATCTACAACGCGCTGAACACCATCGCCTCATTTGTCCGCACCGACCCGACGCGGGCCCGCGAGCTGATCCTCGAGTTCGCCGACTTCACCAGGTACTCCTTCCGCGCCGCGGGCGAATTCACCGTACTGGCCGACGAACTGCGCAATATCGAGCGGTACCTGGCACTCGAGCGGGCCCGCTTCGGCGACGCGCTCGAGGTGCGCCTGCGGATCGCGCCGGAGGTGCTCGGCGTCGTCCTGCCCTTCCTCGCGCTGCAGCCGCTGGTGGAGAACGCGGTACGGCACGGGTTGGCCGGTACGGTGCAGGGCGGCGGTACCGTCAGTATCGTCGCCGCCGACGCAGGCACCGACTGCGTGATCAGCGTCGAGGACGATGGCGTCGGCATGGACCCGGACCTGCTGCGCTCCGGCGCGCTCGACGCCGCGACGGGCACGGCACAGTCTGGCGAGTCCGCGCACGTCGGGCTGGCCAACGTCGACGACCGGCTGCGCGCGGCGTTCGGCAACGACTACGGCCTGGTCGTCGAAACCGCGCCCGGTGCGGGCACGAAAGTCAGCCTCCGCGTCCCCAAATTCCGCGCGGGCATCCGGGCATGA
- a CDS encoding sodium/solute symporter, which yields MTPGPAPALTVAALVLAALATVAIGAYGVRLARTTSDFLVASRSVGPRWNAAAISGEYLSAASFLGVAGLIAKYGADALWYPVGFTAGYLALLLFVAAPLRRSGAYTVPDFAEFRLGSLRLRRLAATVVVLVCAVYLIPQFQGAGLTLHFLLGVPGWVGTATVGGIVIANVVGGGMRSITLVQAFQYWLKLTAVAIPALVLLGHFFVEDRALGAPAPPVVAERTVVDVTTDVVVQVGAPQEVSITGTLDDHTVDGPVQLTAGAHELAGGTRLVLDAGAAVPVVAGAPADGAGWLAPGGGLGGPHPTYQVYSLILATFLGTMGLPHVLVRFYTNPDGRTARATALAVIGLVGLFYLFPVLLGVFARLYVPQLLITGTSDAAVVLLPGSVLGGLPGQLLAALVAAGAIAAFLSTSSGLLVSIAGVLSTDMLRGRIRDFRTAALVAGAVPLALSLTVVSLDLSRTVGLAFAVAASTLCPLLALGIWWRGLTATGAAAGLVAGGLAAGAATVVSVTGGLSDEVAGGWPSAMLGYPAAISVPAAFAAMVLVSKFTRGLDSRSVGHIFVRMHAPERLGMGADRERGLHSD from the coding sequence GTGACCCCCGGACCCGCCCCCGCGCTGACGGTGGCCGCGTTGGTGCTCGCGGCGCTGGCCACGGTCGCGATCGGCGCGTATGGAGTACGCCTCGCCCGCACCACCTCCGACTTCCTGGTCGCCTCCCGCAGCGTGGGACCGCGCTGGAACGCCGCCGCTATTTCCGGCGAATACCTTTCGGCTGCTTCGTTTCTCGGTGTCGCCGGGTTGATCGCCAAGTACGGCGCGGACGCGCTGTGGTACCCGGTGGGCTTCACCGCCGGATATCTCGCGCTGCTGTTGTTCGTCGCGGCCCCGCTGCGGCGCTCGGGCGCGTACACGGTGCCCGACTTCGCCGAATTCCGCTTGGGCTCACTGCGCTTGCGCAGGCTGGCCGCGACCGTCGTCGTGCTGGTGTGCGCGGTGTATCTGATCCCGCAGTTCCAGGGGGCGGGATTGACGCTGCACTTTTTGCTCGGCGTCCCAGGCTGGGTGGGCACGGCGACGGTAGGCGGGATCGTGATCGCGAACGTGGTCGGGGGCGGGATGCGGTCGATCACGCTGGTCCAGGCTTTCCAGTACTGGTTGAAGCTGACCGCGGTGGCGATTCCGGCGCTGGTGCTGCTCGGGCACTTCTTTGTCGAGGACCGTGCGCTCGGCGCGCCCGCCCCCCCTGTGGTGGCCGAACGCACCGTGGTCGACGTGACCACCGACGTGGTGGTGCAGGTCGGTGCGCCGCAGGAGGTTTCGATCACGGGTACCCTCGACGACCACACGGTCGACGGTCCGGTCCAGCTGACGGCGGGTGCGCACGAACTGGCGGGGGGCACGCGGCTGGTGCTGGACGCGGGAGCCGCGGTGCCGGTCGTCGCGGGCGCTCCCGCGGACGGCGCGGGCTGGCTGGCGCCGGGCGGCGGCCTCGGCGGGCCGCATCCGACCTACCAGGTGTACTCGCTGATCCTCGCCACGTTCCTCGGCACCATGGGTCTGCCGCATGTGCTGGTGCGCTTCTACACCAACCCCGACGGAAGGACCGCCCGAGCGACAGCGCTCGCGGTGATCGGCCTGGTCGGGCTGTTCTACCTGTTTCCGGTGCTGCTGGGCGTCTTCGCGCGGCTGTACGTGCCGCAGCTACTGATCACCGGGACCTCCGACGCTGCGGTGGTGTTGCTGCCGGGGTCGGTGCTCGGCGGGCTGCCGGGACAACTGCTCGCGGCGCTGGTGGCGGCGGGTGCGATCGCGGCGTTCCTGTCCACCTCGTCGGGACTGCTGGTGAGCATCGCGGGCGTGCTCAGTACCGACATGCTGCGTGGGCGGATTCGCGACTTCCGCACGGCGGCGCTGGTCGCCGGTGCTGTGCCGCTCGCGTTGTCGCTGACCGTCGTATCGCTGGATCTGTCGCGCACCGTGGGCCTGGCGTTCGCGGTGGCCGCGTCGACACTGTGCCCGCTGCTGGCGCTCGGTATCTGGTGGCGCGGGCTGACCGCGACAGGCGCGGCCGCCGGTCTCGTCGCGGGTGGTCTCGCGGCGGGCGCGGCGACGGTCGTCTCGGTCACCGGCGGGCTGTCGGACGAGGTGGCGGGCGGATGGCCATCGGCGATGCTCGGCTACCCGGCGGCGATCAGCGTTCCCGCGGCGTTCGCCGCCATGGTGCTGGTCAGCAAGTTCACCCGCGGGCTCGACAGCAGAAGCGTCGGCCACATCTTTGTCCGGATGCACGCGCCGGAGCGCCTGGGAATGGGCGCCGACCGCGAGCGCGGCCTGCACTCCGACTGA
- a CDS encoding DUF485 domain-containing protein, which translates to MTSIDLDDTAARRAPGAAAFAEVQASPQFQELRTRLRRFVFPMTVLFLLWYLGYVLLGAYAHDLMSHAVVGDINVGLLLGLGQFVSTFAITALYVRFANRELDPRAAAIRGYLEGDRA; encoded by the coding sequence ATGACCAGTATCGATCTCGACGACACCGCCGCACGGCGGGCGCCGGGCGCCGCAGCCTTCGCCGAAGTCCAGGCCAGTCCCCAGTTCCAAGAACTGCGAACGCGCCTGCGCCGCTTCGTGTTTCCGATGACCGTATTGTTCCTGCTCTGGTACCTCGGCTACGTACTGCTCGGCGCCTACGCGCACGACCTGATGTCGCACGCGGTGGTCGGCGACATCAACGTCGGATTGCTACTCGGGCTCGGCCAATTCGTGTCCACCTTCGCCATCACCGCGCTGTACGTCCGGTTCGCCAATCGGGAACTGGATCCGCGCGCGGCAGCCATCCGTGGCTACCTCGAGGGGGATCGGGCATGA